A window of the Pleomorphomonas sp. T1.2MG-36 genome harbors these coding sequences:
- the glk gene encoding glucokinase has translation MSQSVSSVVTFPVLFADIGGTNARFALLVDAEGDIRHFDTVETRLFPTVEDAIQSAVIDAGAPVPKSLVFALAGPIGEESTQLTNCPWVVTPKRLVERFRLEHVILFNDFEALGLCLPGLKPMDLVAVGGALPPERGTKVVIGPGTGLGAAGLVDAAGLWVPVPGEGGHIDLAPVTARDYDIWPHIERAGGRVTGETIICGSGLLRLYRAVAAAGKSFAACDTPAAVTAAAEAGDPLAVETVALFAEHLGRIAGNLALTFLAHGGVYLAGGIAPRIVKVLQQGGFRAAFEDKYPHQGLMASLPTAIIVHDRPALAGLVDFARRPNTFGLRLDGRHWRG, from the coding sequence ATGTCCCAGAGCGTTTCCAGCGTCGTCACCTTTCCGGTCCTGTTCGCCGACATCGGCGGCACCAACGCCCGCTTCGCCCTCCTTGTGGATGCCGAGGGCGACATCCGCCATTTCGACACCGTCGAGACGCGGCTGTTCCCGACCGTCGAGGACGCGATCCAGAGCGCGGTGATCGACGCCGGTGCCCCGGTCCCGAAATCGCTGGTATTCGCGCTGGCCGGACCGATCGGCGAGGAAAGCACGCAGCTGACCAACTGCCCATGGGTCGTTACCCCGAAGCGTCTCGTCGAGCGCTTCAGGCTTGAGCACGTCATCCTGTTCAACGATTTCGAAGCGCTCGGCCTGTGCCTGCCCGGCCTCAAGCCGATGGATCTGGTCGCCGTCGGTGGCGCCCTGCCGCCGGAGCGCGGCACCAAGGTGGTGATCGGCCCCGGTACCGGCCTCGGCGCAGCCGGTCTCGTCGACGCCGCCGGCCTTTGGGTGCCGGTTCCCGGCGAGGGCGGGCACATCGACCTCGCCCCGGTGACGGCCCGCGACTACGACATCTGGCCGCACATCGAGCGGGCCGGCGGCCGCGTCACCGGCGAGACCATCATCTGTGGCTCCGGCCTGCTGCGCCTCTACCGGGCCGTCGCCGCCGCCGGCAAGTCGTTTGCCGCCTGCGATACGCCGGCCGCCGTCACCGCCGCAGCCGAGGCCGGCGACCCGCTCGCCGTCGAAACGGTGGCGCTGTTCGCCGAGCACCTCGGCCGCATCGCCGGCAACCTTGCCCTGACCTTCCTCGCCCATGGCGGCGTCTACCTGGCGGGCGGCATCGCACCGCGCATCGTCAAGGTGTTGCAGCAGGGCGGCTTCCGCGCCGCCTTCGAGGACAAGTATCCGCACCAGGGGCTGATGGCATCGCTGCCGACGGCGATCATCGTCCACGACCGCCCGGC
- a CDS encoding methylglyoxal synthase: MTAPIATAIAPAIALVAHDARKDAMVAFARAHERRLSEFRLFATGTTGGRILEACPTLDVTRLKSGPLGGDQQIGAMIAEERLSGLIFFIDPLSPMPHDVDVKALTRLSVVYDIPMALNRATAELLIRADDFAHLSPVSSD, from the coding sequence ATGACCGCGCCCATCGCAACCGCCATCGCCCCGGCCATTGCGCTCGTCGCCCACGACGCCAGGAAGGACGCAATGGTCGCCTTCGCCCGCGCCCATGAGCGGCGGCTCTCCGAGTTCCGCCTGTTCGCCACCGGCACCACCGGCGGCCGCATCCTCGAAGCCTGCCCGACCCTCGACGTGACCCGCCTGAAGAGCGGTCCGCTCGGTGGCGACCAGCAGATCGGCGCCATGATCGCCGAGGAGCGGCTCAGCGGCCTCATCTTCTTCATCGATCCGCTGTCGCCCATGCCGCACGACGTCGACGTCAAGGCGCTCACCCGCCTGTCGGTCGTCTATGACATTCCGATGGCCCTCAACCGCGCAACGGCGGAGCTGTTGATCCGCGCCGACGATTTCGCCCACCTCTCCCCCGTTTCCTCCGACTGA
- a CDS encoding BMP family lipoprotein translates to MINKLIGATFVAAMMASTAMAADVKPALVYGTGGKFDKSFNEASYAGAEKFKAETGIEYRDFEPTGDTQGEQAIRNFASKGFNPIVAVSFAWTSAIEKVATEFPDTKFVIVDAVVDKPNVRSVVYKEEEGSYLVGTVAGLFSKTGKVGFVGGMDIPLIRKFECGYDQGARAAKAGNEVFQNYVGTTGAAWSDPVRAGELTKGQIDQGADVIYAAAGASGIGVLQTAADQGKFSIGVDSNQNYLHPGSVLTSMVKRVDLAVYNAFADAKSDKFTAGVQALGIKEDGVSWAYDDNNKPLITPEILAAVEKAKADIVSGAVKVHDYMSDNSCPK, encoded by the coding sequence ATGATCAACAAACTGATCGGCGCTACCTTTGTCGCAGCCATGATGGCGAGCACCGCTATGGCCGCTGACGTCAAGCCGGCGCTTGTCTATGGCACCGGCGGCAAGTTCGACAAGTCCTTCAACGAGGCGTCATATGCCGGCGCCGAGAAGTTCAAGGCCGAGACCGGTATCGAATACCGCGACTTCGAACCGACCGGCGATACCCAGGGCGAGCAGGCGATCCGCAATTTCGCCTCCAAGGGCTTCAACCCGATCGTAGCCGTCTCCTTCGCCTGGACTTCGGCCATCGAGAAGGTGGCAACCGAGTTCCCCGACACCAAGTTTGTCATCGTCGACGCCGTCGTCGACAAGCCGAACGTCCGTTCGGTTGTCTACAAGGAAGAGGAAGGCTCCTACCTCGTCGGTACGGTTGCCGGCCTGTTCTCGAAGACCGGCAAGGTCGGCTTCGTCGGCGGCATGGACATTCCCCTGATCCGCAAGTTCGAATGCGGCTACGACCAGGGCGCTCGTGCGGCCAAGGCCGGTAACGAGGTGTTCCAGAACTACGTCGGCACCACCGGCGCCGCCTGGAGCGACCCGGTGCGCGCCGGCGAGCTCACCAAGGGCCAGATCGACCAGGGCGCGGACGTCATCTACGCGGCGGCCGGCGCCTCCGGTATCGGCGTACTGCAGACGGCTGCCGACCAGGGCAAGTTCTCGATCGGCGTCGACAGCAACCAGAACTACCTGCATCCGGGTTCGGTGCTGACCTCGATGGTCAAGCGCGTCGACCTCGCGGTCTACAATGCCTTCGCCGATGCCAAGTCCGACAAGTTCACGGCCGGCGTGCAGGCGCTGGGCATCAAGGAAGACGGCGTCTCCTGGGCCTATGACGACAACAACAAGCCTCTGATCACGCCGGAAATCCTGGCGGCGGTCGAGAAGGCCAAGGCCGATATCGTCTCCGGCGCGGTCAAGGTGCACGACTACATGTCGGACAACTCCTGCCCGAAGTGA
- a CDS encoding ABC transporter ATP-binding protein, translating to MSSTPTAAPAIELIGIDKKFGAVHANKNINLTVAKGSIHGIIGENGAGKSTLMSILYGFYHADGGSIRINGKDTVIHDSQAAITAGIGMVHQHFMLVENFSVLENVILGVEGGALLGRGVSEARSALKRLEADYGLEVDPDAIIEELPVGLQQRVEILKALYRGAEILILDEPTGVLTPAEADHLFKILGVLRDQGKTIVLITHKLREIMAITDTVSVMRRGEMVATRKTLETTVEELAELMVGRRVLLRVEKGPAAPSDVVLSVRNLTVKDGRGVTMVDNVSFDVRAGEVVGIAGVAGNGQSELLEAITGIRKPASGEILMHGQPVTGFDSARLRQLGLGHIPEDRHHMGLVLGFEESENSILGYHRDARYGRGPMLDLDACRDDAKAKIEKYDIRPPNCRLKTANFSGGNQQKIVVAREIERDPALLVVGQPTRGVDIGAIEFIHRRLIAMRDAGKAVLLVSVELDEIRSLSDRILVMFAGHVVGEKTPDTGEQTLGLMMAGIAA from the coding sequence GTGAGCTCAACACCGACCGCAGCGCCCGCCATCGAACTGATCGGCATCGACAAGAAGTTTGGCGCCGTTCACGCCAACAAGAACATCAACCTTACCGTCGCCAAGGGCTCGATCCACGGCATCATCGGCGAAAATGGTGCCGGCAAGTCGACGCTGATGTCGATTCTCTACGGTTTTTACCATGCCGACGGCGGATCGATCCGCATCAACGGCAAGGACACCGTCATCCATGACAGCCAGGCGGCCATTACCGCCGGCATCGGCATGGTCCACCAGCACTTCATGCTGGTCGAGAATTTCTCCGTGCTCGAAAATGTCATTCTCGGCGTCGAGGGAGGAGCGTTGCTCGGCCGCGGCGTGTCCGAGGCACGGTCGGCACTGAAGCGCCTCGAAGCCGACTACGGGCTTGAGGTCGATCCCGACGCCATCATCGAAGAGCTGCCGGTCGGCCTGCAGCAGCGTGTCGAGATCCTGAAGGCGCTCTATCGCGGCGCCGAGATCCTGATCCTGGACGAACCCACCGGCGTACTGACGCCGGCCGAGGCCGACCACCTGTTCAAGATCCTCGGCGTGCTGCGCGACCAGGGCAAGACCATCGTTCTGATCACCCACAAGCTCCGCGAGATCATGGCGATCACCGATACGGTGTCGGTGATGCGGCGCGGCGAGATGGTGGCGACCCGCAAGACCCTAGAGACGACGGTGGAAGAACTGGCCGAGCTGATGGTCGGCCGCCGCGTTCTGCTGCGCGTCGAGAAGGGGCCGGCGGCGCCGAGCGACGTCGTGCTGTCGGTCCGAAACCTCACCGTCAAGGATGGCCGTGGCGTCACCATGGTCGACAACGTCTCCTTCGATGTGAGGGCGGGCGAAGTGGTCGGCATCGCCGGTGTCGCCGGCAACGGCCAATCGGAACTCCTGGAAGCGATCACCGGCATCCGCAAGCCGGCCTCCGGCGAGATTCTGATGCATGGCCAGCCGGTGACGGGGTTCGACTCGGCCCGCCTCAGGCAGCTCGGTCTCGGCCACATTCCCGAGGACAGGCACCACATGGGCCTCGTGCTGGGGTTCGAGGAAAGCGAGAATTCGATCCTCGGCTACCATCGAGACGCCCGCTACGGCCGAGGCCCGATGCTCGACCTCGACGCCTGCCGCGACGACGCCAAGGCCAAGATCGAGAAATACGACATTCGGCCGCCCAACTGCCGGCTGAAGACCGCCAATTTCTCCGGCGGCAACCAGCAGAAGATCGTCGTCGCCCGCGAGATCGAGCGCGATCCGGCACTTCTGGTGGTGGGGCAGCCGACGCGCGGCGTCGATATCGGCGCCATCGAGTTCATCCATCGCCGGCTGATCGCCATGCGCGACGCCGGCAAGGCGGTGCTCCTGGTGTCGGTGGAACTCGACGAGATCCGTTCGCTTTCTGACCGCATTCTCGTGATGTTCGCCGGCCACGTGGTTGGCGAGAAGACGCCGGATACCGGCGAACAGACACTCGGCCTGATGATGGCCGGCATTGCCGCGTGA